A genomic stretch from Halococcus agarilyticus includes:
- a CDS encoding TetR/AcrR family transcriptional regulator produces the protein MKGFSDEKRDLLREELLDTGRKQFARYGLDKTTIADLTGEIDVAPSTFYQFFDSKDECYLAVLERETERFYGRAVTPLEGTDDPERAIREFLRITFEELETNPLVEQLFTGDDYERLTRLYSDEELAEQVDRELGYLRPYIETWQAEGKIRDGDPEAIAGTIEAAATLAPYREEIGEDRYPAIREMMIETIAAGLTTTTDRGDDPYDDRAHD, from the coding sequence ATGAAAGGATTCAGTGACGAAAAGCGAGATCTCCTCCGAGAAGAGCTCCTCGACACGGGTCGAAAACAGTTCGCGCGCTACGGACTCGACAAGACCACGATCGCCGACCTCACAGGAGAGATCGACGTCGCGCCGAGCACGTTCTACCAGTTCTTCGACTCGAAGGACGAGTGCTACCTCGCGGTCCTCGAACGCGAGACCGAGCGCTTCTACGGGCGCGCCGTCACGCCCCTGGAGGGGACGGACGATCCCGAGCGCGCTATTCGGGAATTCCTCCGGATCACGTTCGAGGAGCTGGAGACGAACCCGCTCGTCGAGCAGCTGTTCACCGGCGACGACTACGAGCGGCTGACCCGCCTCTACTCCGACGAGGAACTGGCCGAACAGGTCGATCGTGAGCTCGGCTATCTCCGGCCGTACATCGAAACGTGGCAGGCCGAGGGGAAGATCCGAGACGGCGATCCCGAGGCGATCGCCGGTACCATCGAGGCGGCGGCGACCCTCGCGCCGTACCGCGAGGAGATCGGCGAGGACCGCTACCCCGCGATCCGTGAGATGATGATCGAGACGATCGCCGCCGGGCTCACGACCACGACGGATCGGGGTGACGATCCATACGACGACCGGGCGCACGACTGA
- a CDS encoding undecaprenyl diphosphate synthase family protein, with the protein MGLYDRYLAARVRRNPAPLPARIALVIAERDLLEGGAYRTLEDCFAWAFEYGADRVMVYVSVLDTGAVPTIRRVFERCDAPRELAVRGPDDAERADAPIQVSIGLGGKHEFAEAVRGVATQVEAGTLTAGDIDGDAIEERLVFPEDPDLVIKTGAERLSDFMIWQSVYSELHFTDVNWRDFRKRDYLRALRDYQNRQRRYGK; encoded by the coding sequence GTGGGACTCTACGACCGGTATCTCGCCGCACGGGTCCGCCGGAACCCGGCTCCGTTGCCTGCGCGGATCGCGCTGGTCATCGCCGAGCGCGACCTCCTGGAGGGAGGTGCGTACCGAACCCTGGAGGACTGTTTTGCGTGGGCGTTCGAGTACGGGGCCGACCGCGTGATGGTGTACGTCAGCGTGCTCGATACTGGTGCTGTGCCCACCATCCGACGAGTCTTCGAGCGGTGTGATGCGCCGCGCGAGCTCGCGGTCCGGGGACCCGACGACGCCGAGCGCGCCGACGCCCCCATCCAAGTGAGCATCGGTCTCGGCGGCAAACACGAGTTCGCGGAGGCAGTACGCGGGGTCGCGACTCAGGTCGAGGCCGGCACGCTCACCGCCGGCGACATCGACGGCGACGCGATCGAGGAGCGGCTGGTGTTCCCCGAAGACCCCGACCTCGTCATCAAGACCGGCGCGGAGCGACTCTCCGATTTCATGATCTGGCAGTCCGTCTACTCGGAACTCCACTTCACCGACGTCAACTGGCGCGATTTCAGGAAACGCGACTACCTCCGGGCGCTCCGGGACTACCAGAATCGCCAGCGCCGCTACGGAAAGTGA
- a CDS encoding matrixin, translating into MAGIARALAVACLVVLAGCVGGGLPDELAGYTGDPDNPYPDDELTVALDPGDADRAFDPLVREALTYWEQNDDRYLDFTVNFTLVPNATDPDLRVTFQSSLERCGEVETAAGCAPRVTRPPQTANTVDVRVLDDLSNESTVRVLEHELGHTLGLSHDDPPTRLMRAHAVLTSLPEPNASERTLPWDDPTLTVFADLDAVPADERDAVDEQLRRALSYYDRGADGLAPTNLSFLRVDSFENADVVIHFPADPPCEADARSCGSVYGVDPDGDSALERYTRVDISLTGVDTDAAAWHVARRLALGFGAENGNESAYPPVLRASTDGEERRGDWWR; encoded by the coding sequence ATGGCCGGGATCGCCCGTGCGCTCGCGGTGGCCTGCCTCGTCGTCCTCGCCGGCTGTGTCGGCGGGGGGCTCCCCGACGAACTCGCCGGCTACACGGGTGATCCCGACAACCCCTACCCCGACGACGAGCTGACCGTCGCGCTCGATCCGGGCGACGCCGACCGCGCGTTCGACCCGCTCGTGCGCGAGGCGCTCACCTACTGGGAGCAAAACGACGACCGCTACCTCGATTTCACGGTGAACTTCACGCTCGTGCCGAACGCGACCGACCCCGACCTCCGGGTGACGTTCCAGTCGTCGCTCGAACGCTGCGGCGAGGTCGAGACGGCTGCCGGCTGCGCGCCGCGCGTCACTCGCCCACCCCAGACCGCAAACACCGTCGACGTCCGGGTGCTCGACGACCTCTCGAACGAGTCCACGGTTCGAGTCCTTGAACACGAACTCGGCCACACGCTCGGGCTGAGCCACGACGACCCGCCGACCCGACTCATGCGAGCGCACGCAGTGCTCACGTCGCTCCCCGAACCCAACGCGAGCGAGCGAACGCTCCCCTGGGACGACCCGACGCTCACGGTGTTCGCCGATCTCGACGCCGTCCCTGCCGACGAGCGCGACGCGGTCGACGAACAGCTCCGTCGCGCGCTCTCGTACTACGACCGCGGCGCGGACGGCCTCGCCCCCACAAACCTGTCCTTCCTGCGGGTCGACTCGTTCGAGAACGCCGACGTGGTGATCCACTTCCCCGCCGATCCGCCCTGTGAGGCCGACGCCCGATCGTGCGGCTCGGTGTACGGCGTCGATCCCGACGGCGACAGCGCGCTCGAACGCTACACCCGTGTCGACATCTCCCTGACCGGCGTCGACACCGACGCGGCCGCGTGGCACGTCGCTCGCCGGCTCGCGCTCGGGTTCGGGGCCGAGAACGGCAACGAGTCGGCGTACCCGCCGGTGCTCCGCGCGTCGACGGACGGCGAGGAACGTCGGGGTGACTGGTGGCGGTAG
- the dnaG gene encoding DNA primase DnaG gives MEDTAKYLIHADVTAEGVVERNDVVGAVFGQTEGLLGDDLDLRTLQDASKVGRIDVAINSQNGQSFGRITIASGLDRVETAILGASLETIDRIGPCRSTVDVDRIEDVRAAKRREVVDRAKALLGAFEESTMSSAELVEAVRESARTGEITTYEGLPAGPRVAETDAIIVVEGRADVLTLLGYGVKNAIAVEGTNVPDPVAALTEQRTTTAFLDGDRGGDLILKELGQVGDVDYVAVAPTGESVEDLSREAALSALREKVAYDLVAGANSPREAVAATDGSARPAPESTEPAPPVEPGGATGPDATLDATPTTTGDTADESTATAGVESAQSPSAESDAARATVEAEGGAATESAESTGSTETVDADDATGGTATEPAAGTPADESDATPEPETLRGHVRAVIEGESGRVRLLDTDFETVADAPASEAFDAIEGATAVPASVVLDGELTQRVLDVAAQRGVAGIVARSEGEFVKKPTGVRVRTAAQLRPESDDEPDAASGDSSDADSDAVDEESASG, from the coding sequence ATGGAGGACACAGCGAAGTACCTGATTCACGCGGACGTCACCGCCGAGGGGGTGGTGGAGCGAAACGACGTGGTCGGCGCGGTCTTCGGCCAGACCGAGGGCCTGCTCGGCGACGATCTCGATCTCCGGACGCTCCAGGACGCCTCGAAGGTCGGTCGGATCGACGTGGCGATCAACTCCCAGAACGGCCAGTCGTTCGGCCGGATCACCATCGCGAGCGGGCTCGACAGGGTCGAGACCGCGATCCTCGGCGCATCGCTCGAAACCATCGACCGGATCGGGCCGTGTCGCTCGACCGTCGACGTCGACCGGATCGAGGACGTCCGGGCCGCCAAACGCCGCGAGGTGGTCGATCGCGCGAAGGCGCTGCTCGGCGCGTTCGAGGAGTCCACGATGAGCTCGGCGGAACTCGTCGAAGCCGTCCGCGAGAGCGCACGCACCGGGGAGATAACCACCTACGAGGGGCTGCCGGCCGGGCCGCGGGTCGCCGAGACCGACGCGATCATCGTGGTCGAGGGGCGAGCGGACGTGCTCACCCTGCTGGGCTACGGCGTCAAAAACGCTATCGCGGTCGAGGGAACGAACGTGCCCGATCCGGTGGCCGCACTCACCGAGCAGCGCACGACGACCGCCTTCCTCGACGGCGACCGCGGCGGCGACCTCATCCTGAAGGAGCTCGGCCAGGTGGGAGACGTCGATTACGTCGCGGTCGCGCCCACAGGAGAAAGTGTCGAGGACCTCTCGCGCGAGGCGGCGCTGTCGGCGCTCCGCGAGAAGGTCGCCTACGATCTCGTCGCGGGTGCGAACAGCCCGCGCGAGGCCGTCGCCGCCACCGACGGCAGCGCGCGGCCCGCCCCCGAGAGCACCGAGCCCGCGCCGCCGGTCGAGCCTGGCGGCGCGACCGGTCCGGACGCCACCCTCGACGCGACCCCGACAACGACGGGCGACACCGCCGACGAGTCGACCGCGACAGCCGGTGTCGAGTCGGCCCAGTCGCCCTCGGCCGAGAGCGACGCAGCACGTGCGACGGTCGAAGCCGAGGGTGGGGCGGCGACCGAATCGGCCGAATCGACCGGGTCGACCGAGACGGTCGACGCCGACGACGCAACCGGCGGAACCGCCACCGAACCGGCGGCTGGCACACCGGCCGACGAGTCGGACGCCACACCGGAGCCCGAGACGCTCCGCGGGCACGTCCGAGCGGTCATCGAGGGCGAGTCCGGACGCGTCCGGCTGCTCGACACCGATTTCGAGACGGTGGCCGACGCGCCGGCGAGCGAGGCGTTCGACGCGATCGAGGGGGCGACGGCGGTCCCTGCGAGCGTGGTGCTCGACGGCGAACTCACCCAGCGCGTGCTCGACGTCGCCGCCCAGCGCGGCGTCGCAGGGATCGTCGCACGCTCGGAGGGCGAGTTCGTCAAGAAACCCACCGGGGTCCGGGTGCGGACGGCGGCTCAGCTCCGGCCCGAATCCGACGACGAACCCGACGCGGCATCGGGGGACTCGTCCGACGCCGACTCGGACGCGGTCGACGAGGAATCCGCATCGGGCTGA
- a CDS encoding AI-2E family transporter, producing the protein MSIERGLLLAAIVLLGAVAVLMVLPYEQYLLLAILLAYLLYPLQRRLRERVGSRTSAGLLIVGSFLAVIVPLGVLLGVAVSQASAILVAIERGEFSLGAIESQLSERTGIPMDIERILSEGNLDPSALFGGSGGDSTTALLDGASQVLGNVVSVLGSLSDIAIGITLFLFVLYYLLADGPALAAWLRSVSPVRDTTIDRLYERSDRLMWAVVFGNILVAVVQGVLVGIGFAALGVPNAIFWTIATTILALLPIIGASVVWIPATGYLVLVDRPVIAVALFGYGALVVSLSDNYLRPMIGGREARLNPGLFVVGLFGGLTVFGFMGLFFGPVVLGLLKVLVELFAEYRPPARSAM; encoded by the coding sequence ATGTCCATCGAACGGGGTTTACTCCTCGCCGCGATCGTCCTCCTCGGCGCGGTCGCCGTACTCATGGTCCTCCCCTACGAGCAGTATCTGCTGCTCGCGATCCTCCTCGCGTACCTGCTCTACCCCCTCCAGCGCCGTCTGCGCGAGCGCGTCGGGAGCCGGACGTCGGCGGGACTGCTCATCGTCGGCTCCTTTCTCGCCGTGATCGTCCCGCTGGGGGTGCTCCTCGGCGTCGCCGTCAGCCAGGCCTCGGCGATCCTCGTAGCGATCGAGCGCGGCGAGTTCAGCCTCGGGGCGATCGAGAGCCAGCTGAGCGAGCGGACCGGCATCCCCATGGACATCGAACGGATCCTGTCGGAGGGGAACCTCGATCCGTCCGCGCTGTTTGGCGGCTCCGGCGGGGACAGCACAACGGCACTCCTCGACGGCGCGAGCCAAGTGCTCGGCAACGTCGTGAGCGTGCTCGGCAGCCTCTCGGACATCGCGATCGGCATCACTCTCTTCCTGTTCGTGCTCTACTACCTGCTCGCGGACGGCCCGGCGCTCGCCGCGTGGCTCCGCTCCGTCTCGCCGGTCAGGGACACGACGATCGATCGGCTCTACGAGCGAAGCGATCGGCTGATGTGGGCGGTCGTGTTCGGCAACATCCTCGTTGCGGTCGTCCAAGGTGTGCTCGTCGGGATCGGGTTCGCCGCCCTCGGCGTGCCGAACGCGATCTTCTGGACGATCGCGACCACGATCCTCGCGCTGTTGCCGATCATCGGCGCGTCGGTCGTCTGGATCCCGGCCACCGGCTATCTCGTGCTGGTCGATCGCCCGGTGATCGCCGTGGCGCTGTTCGGCTACGGTGCGCTCGTGGTGAGTCTCTCCGATAACTACCTCCGGCCGATGATCGGCGGGCGCGAGGCGCGACTCAACCCCGGCCTGTTCGTCGTCGGCCTCTTCGGCGGCCTCACGGTGTTCGGCTTCATGGGACTGTTCTTCGGGCCGGTCGTGCTCGGCCTTCTCAAGGTGCTCGTCGAGCTGTTCGCGGAATACCGACCGCCGGCCCGGTCGGCGATGTGA
- a CDS encoding GNAT family N-acetyltransferase codes for MTTIREATRDDLTTLLAIQTVSLDSTWPDLLHAGIDGPPLALVAGRPPVGYALAIPGDPAYLAELAVAPDHRGSGHGSALLAAVVDRVGESELRLTTRADATRARRFYERHGFAVAERLSCHYDGDDGLLFVRQPDADSSSTASESASDESPDAASGSSSDSGRS; via the coding sequence ATGACGACGATCCGCGAGGCGACCCGCGACGATCTCACGACGCTGCTCGCCATCCAGACCGTGTCGCTCGACTCGACGTGGCCCGACCTCCTCCATGCCGGGATCGACGGCCCGCCCCTGGCGCTCGTCGCCGGACGACCGCCGGTCGGGTACGCGCTCGCGATCCCGGGCGACCCCGCCTATCTCGCCGAACTCGCGGTCGCGCCCGATCACCGAGGATCGGGCCACGGCTCGGCGCTGCTCGCTGCGGTCGTCGACCGGGTGGGAGAAAGCGAACTCCGACTCACGACCCGCGCGGACGCCACCCGTGCGAGACGCTTCTACGAGCGCCACGGCTTCGCGGTCGCCGAGCGACTTTCCTGTCACTACGACGGCGACGACGGACTCCTGTTCGTTCGTCAGCCCGATGCGGATTCCTCGTCGACCGCGTCCGAGTCGGCGTCGGACGAGTCCCCCGATGCCGCGTCGGGTTCGTCGTCGGATTCGGGCCGGAGCTGA
- a CDS encoding FmdB family zinc ribbon protein — protein MGYLDRLKRRVAGEDRDAEYVCTDCGAGFEGRRQVCPECGGYSITRREWEPAVLR, from the coding sequence ATGGGATATCTCGATCGACTCAAGCGTCGGGTAGCGGGGGAAGACCGCGACGCGGAGTACGTCTGTACGGACTGTGGAGCGGGGTTCGAGGGACGCCGCCAGGTGTGCCCGGAGTGTGGGGGCTACTCGATCACGCGGCGCGAGTGGGAGCCGGCAGTGCTTCGGTGA
- a CDS encoding ABC transporter permease subunit, producing the protein MFEVARYEGERRLVLGATIAVAASFYGAMFVALAPSFTDFDVEALFAGLPQQFTEGLGISAIDTLPGLLAVELFQVGWVLVLGLYLAYSAASMIAGDVASGRMDTLLSAPVSRSKLVVEEFSSLLVPILAVNAITPIVLYAGSVIIDDPLVVENLVMLHALAVPYLLCCAAVGFAFSVFLTDEDLAQIASIGVLVVAFLIETLLIGTDYEVLGVIAPMNYFDPTEILVDGTFDWAGGAILLAAAAVLVFASQWRFTRMDI; encoded by the coding sequence ATGTTTGAAGTCGCGCGCTACGAGGGCGAGCGCCGGCTCGTGCTCGGGGCCACCATCGCGGTCGCGGCGAGTTTCTACGGTGCGATGTTCGTCGCGCTCGCGCCCTCGTTTACCGACTTCGACGTCGAGGCGCTCTTTGCGGGGCTTCCCCAACAGTTCACCGAGGGCCTCGGCATCTCGGCGATCGACACGCTACCAGGGCTGCTCGCGGTCGAACTGTTCCAGGTGGGCTGGGTGCTGGTGCTCGGCCTCTATCTCGCCTACAGCGCGGCCTCGATGATCGCAGGCGACGTCGCGTCAGGCCGGATGGACACGCTGCTCTCCGCACCGGTCTCCCGATCGAAGCTCGTCGTCGAGGAGTTTTCCTCGCTGTTGGTGCCGATCCTCGCGGTCAACGCGATCACGCCGATCGTACTCTACGCCGGATCGGTGATCATCGACGACCCGCTCGTCGTCGAGAACCTCGTCATGCTGCACGCGCTGGCCGTTCCGTATCTGCTCTGCTGTGCGGCGGTCGGGTTCGCGTTCTCGGTGTTCCTCACTGACGAGGATCTCGCCCAGATCGCCTCGATCGGGGTGCTGGTCGTTGCGTTCCTGATCGAGACGCTGCTCATCGGCACCGACTACGAGGTGCTGGGCGTGATCGCGCCGATGAACTACTTCGATCCCACCGAAATCCTCGTCGACGGGACCTTCGACTGGGCGGGCGGAGCCATCCTGCTCGCTGCGGCCGCGGTACTGGTCTTCGCGAGTCAGTGGCGGTTCACGAGGATGGATATCTGA
- a CDS encoding APC family permease has product MSGESVFEGELGTLDCVLLSLGGMVGSAIFVFPGSTGRLTGPSAVGAWLVAGVLMLAIALCYTELALAFPETGAVAVFPYETLGPSPAIRAFASYLEGVCYTVGWVFGISVSALAIADYLAILVPAAGGHVPLVALVAIGAATLVNLLGVDVTSRANLLLSALLLAVLCAFVASGFARFRPSNYEPFFAAGPVRFFAAVQVALTAYGAWTAIPSVVEEIETPSRTVPRAILVSLAAATLLYTAIVAAVHGVVPIERFAADSAAITAPLGVAAGAIGLPWLRSLLAFGAVIAIFTTLLVGVMSAGRVLFALGRNDTLPRAFAATSGFRVPWVGVLAVGVVAGALVTVPGYFSQLLVVAAVVGTGVPYALNILSFVGLRHYRTDIESPFRAPGGDALAIVAFAGIAVAMIGLGSTEIRWSLGALAVLIGSFVLRAALVPDAIEPETPTDS; this is encoded by the coding sequence ATGAGCGGTGAGTCGGTTTTCGAGGGGGAGTTGGGAACGCTCGACTGTGTTCTGTTGAGTCTCGGCGGGATGGTCGGCTCCGCGATCTTCGTGTTCCCGGGCTCGACCGGTCGGCTGACCGGTCCGTCGGCGGTCGGCGCGTGGCTGGTGGCCGGCGTGTTGATGCTCGCGATCGCGCTCTGCTACACCGAACTCGCGCTCGCGTTCCCGGAGACGGGGGCGGTCGCGGTGTTTCCCTACGAGACGCTCGGCCCCTCGCCCGCGATCCGCGCGTTCGCGAGCTATCTGGAGGGGGTCTGCTACACCGTCGGCTGGGTGTTCGGGATCAGCGTGTCGGCGCTCGCGATCGCCGACTACCTCGCAATCCTGGTGCCGGCTGCGGGCGGTCACGTCCCGCTCGTGGCGCTCGTCGCCATCGGGGCGGCCACGCTCGTCAACCTCCTCGGCGTCGACGTCACGAGTCGAGCGAACCTGCTCCTGTCGGCACTGTTGCTCGCGGTGCTGTGTGCGTTCGTGGCCAGCGGGTTCGCCCGCTTCCGGCCGAGCAACTACGAGCCGTTCTTCGCGGCCGGCCCGGTGCGATTTTTCGCCGCCGTCCAGGTCGCACTCACCGCCTACGGCGCGTGGACCGCGATCCCGTCGGTGGTGGAGGAGATCGAGACGCCGTCGCGAACCGTCCCCCGCGCGATCCTCGTCTCGCTCGCCGCCGCAACGCTGCTCTACACCGCGATCGTCGCCGCGGTCCACGGCGTCGTTCCGATCGAGCGCTTTGCGGCGGACAGCGCTGCGATCACCGCACCGCTCGGGGTGGCCGCCGGCGCGATCGGGCTCCCGTGGCTCCGCTCCCTGCTCGCGTTCGGCGCGGTGATCGCCATCTTCACCACGCTGCTCGTCGGCGTGATGAGCGCGGGGCGCGTGCTGTTCGCGCTGGGACGCAACGACACGCTGCCGCGGGCGTTCGCCGCGACGAGCGGGTTTCGGGTCCCGTGGGTGGGCGTGCTCGCCGTCGGGGTCGTCGCGGGCGCGCTCGTCACGGTTCCCGGGTACTTCTCGCAGCTCCTGGTCGTCGCCGCCGTCGTCGGGACCGGCGTGCCGTACGCGCTCAACATACTGTCGTTCGTCGGTTTGCGCCACTACCGCACCGATATCGAATCGCCGTTCCGTGCCCCGGGCGGCGACGCCCTGGCGATCGTGGCGTTCGCGGGGATCGCCGTCGCCATGATCGGGCTCGGATCGACCGAGATCCGGTGGTCGCTCGGCGCGCTCGCGGTGTTGATCGGCTCGTTCGTTCTCCGTGCCGCCCTGGTTCCCGACGCGATCGAGCCCGAGACGCCGACGGATTCGTAG
- a CDS encoding ABC transporter permease subunit, with protein sequence MTLDVLRYDGRKRIRGTLGLSGAFALMALAFVAFTPLITTNIAANEQFEQVITDLPRPFIEAFGLESLSSLEGLLAGEFYTLFWAVFFGLYLAYSAAGSIRGDIDTDRMDVLLSNPVSRTSVLVEKFLSLLVPILVASVVTPAVIYAGTLFIDASIAVEELLMVHVLSIPYLLCCGAIGLVLSVLFDSRDTAQNAAIGLIFSLYLLESFITATDFGWVANVAPMAYFDANEILVEGSYDFASAGILLIATLVLVAVSQFRFTRMDIQ encoded by the coding sequence ATGACCCTCGACGTCCTGCGCTACGATGGCCGAAAGCGGATCAGGGGTACACTCGGACTCAGCGGCGCGTTCGCGCTGATGGCGCTCGCCTTCGTGGCGTTCACGCCGCTGATCACGACGAACATCGCGGCCAACGAGCAGTTCGAGCAGGTGATCACGGACTTGCCTCGACCGTTCATCGAGGCGTTCGGCTTGGAGAGCTTGTCGAGCCTCGAAGGCCTACTCGCCGGGGAGTTCTACACCCTCTTCTGGGCGGTCTTCTTCGGGCTCTATCTGGCCTACAGCGCGGCGGGATCGATCCGAGGCGACATCGACACCGACCGGATGGACGTGCTGCTCTCGAACCCGGTCTCACGGACGAGCGTGCTCGTCGAGAAGTTCCTCTCGCTGCTGGTGCCGATCCTCGTCGCGAGCGTCGTCACGCCGGCGGTGATCTACGCCGGAACGCTGTTCATCGACGCCTCGATCGCCGTCGAGGAACTCCTGATGGTCCACGTCCTCTCGATCCCCTACCTGCTGTGCTGTGGAGCCATCGGGCTCGTCCTCTCCGTCCTGTTCGACAGTCGGGATACCGCCCAGAACGCCGCCATCGGGCTGATATTTTCGTTGTACCTGCTCGAATCGTTCATCACTGCGACCGACTTCGGCTGGGTGGCGAACGTCGCGCCGATGGCCTACTTCGACGCCAACGAGATCCTCGTCGAGGGGAGCTACGACTTCGCAAGCGCTGGAATCTTGCTTATCGCCACCCTGGTGTTGGTGGCCGTGAGCCAGTTCCGCTTCACGAGGATGGACATCCAGTGA
- a CDS encoding DUF92 domain-containing protein: protein MTHPVRRAGGFALVGALSLAAPFLGRAAAAPFVVVAGLAAFVIDDGRVFELFARSGDREERTLYGLAGFSLAAAGLALFASLFTMPTFVFVASVLVLSGGNLVEAVVRVWRGTPIAGVVGFVVGGTLAGTAGQLVVGLVAPTPSPALAIFYAASGALLGALVRSVLFERDDPLVLFSAGLLLWLLAELSPSVPATGIGVALAVTAGFGYLAYALDTASIPGMLTGVLSGLLMIVLGGFGWFALLIAFFAGGGLATKFRYDRKRQRGIAEDDGGARGSGNVLANAAVALGAVLGYAAAPLLPVGGELFRFVFAGSIAAAMADTLSSEIGGLYDTPRLITTLEPVPPGTDGGVTWQGVVAGLGGAVVVAGLAALALDVTPAGAAIIAAAGVAGMVVDSLLGALFEDRRFDSLLPGRGGTTSVGRNSGSLGGLEFDNRTVNFLATLAAALVCAALAVGVGLAPL from the coding sequence GTGACCCACCCTGTCCGGCGGGCGGGCGGGTTCGCGCTCGTCGGCGCGCTCTCGCTCGCCGCCCCGTTTCTCGGACGGGCGGCCGCCGCGCCGTTCGTCGTCGTCGCGGGGCTCGCGGCCTTCGTGATCGACGACGGGCGGGTGTTCGAGCTGTTCGCTCGCTCGGGCGACCGCGAGGAGCGCACCCTCTACGGCCTCGCGGGCTTTTCGCTCGCGGCCGCCGGGCTCGCGCTGTTCGCCTCCCTCTTCACGATGCCGACGTTCGTGTTCGTGGCGAGCGTGCTCGTGCTCTCGGGCGGCAACCTCGTCGAGGCGGTGGTTCGGGTGTGGCGGGGGACGCCGATCGCGGGCGTCGTCGGGTTCGTGGTCGGCGGGACGCTCGCGGGCACGGCGGGCCAGCTCGTGGTCGGGCTCGTCGCGCCCACGCCGTCGCCAGCGCTCGCGATCTTCTACGCCGCCAGCGGAGCGCTGCTCGGCGCGCTGGTTCGTTCGGTGCTGTTCGAGCGCGACGATCCGCTCGTCCTCTTCTCGGCGGGACTCCTGCTCTGGCTGCTCGCCGAGCTCTCGCCGTCGGTCCCCGCGACCGGGATCGGCGTCGCGCTCGCGGTCACCGCCGGGTTCGGCTATCTCGCGTACGCGCTCGACACCGCCTCGATCCCGGGAATGTTGACGGGCGTGCTCTCGGGACTGCTGATGATCGTGCTCGGCGGGTTCGGCTGGTTCGCGCTGCTGATCGCCTTCTTCGCGGGCGGCGGGCTCGCCACCAAGTTCCGGTACGATCGGAAGCGCCAGCGCGGCATCGCCGAGGACGACGGCGGCGCGCGCGGCAGCGGGAACGTGCTCGCGAACGCCGCGGTCGCGCTGGGGGCGGTGCTCGGCTACGCCGCGGCCCCGCTCCTCCCCGTCGGCGGCGAGCTGTTCCGGTTCGTCTTCGCGGGTTCGATCGCCGCCGCGATGGCCGACACGCTGTCGAGCGAGATCGGCGGGCTCTACGACACTCCCAGACTCATCACGACGCTCGAACCCGTGCCCCCGGGGACCGACGGCGGCGTGACGTGGCAGGGCGTGGTCGCAGGGCTCGGCGGCGCAGTGGTGGTCGCCGGCCTCGCCGCCCTCGCCCTCGACGTGACACCGGCGGGCGCGGCGATCATCGCCGCGGCGGGGGTCGCGGGGATGGTCGTCGACAGCCTCCTCGGGGCGCTGTTCGAGGACCGGCGCTTCGACAGCCTGCTCCCGGGTCGGGGCGGCACCACGAGTGTCGGACGGAACAGCGGCTCACTCGGTGGTCTGGAGTTCGACAACCGGACCGTGAACTTCCTCGCGACGCTCGCGGCCGCGCTGGTGTGTGCGGCGCTCGCCGTGGGTGTTGGCCTCGCGCCGCTATGA